The Microlunatus antarcticus genome window below encodes:
- a CDS encoding glycosyltransferase family 8 protein: MKAWATLLTQPGYLPGVRTLRASLERVGSAYPLVVTVTDGIGAEDRALLEAEGCLLRELEPLRPPSGLQDHYANARFAEVWTKLGVWRLTEFERLVVLDADMLVTQNMDELFDLALDDDEIAACHACRCNPNRIASYPESWTPAGCAYTYLAGAEPGADVDVVDPYFNGGTLVLRPDLAVFDALLAELAAVDDLSRYVFAEQDFLNEHFYGRWVALPYVYNALKTLPFQHPDLWDASAVKNIHFIIDKPWESPLDPASRYHELERQWWDVTPVTSDDTGLVQLH; encoded by the coding sequence GTGAAGGCCTGGGCCACGCTGCTGACGCAGCCGGGCTACCTCCCCGGCGTGCGCACGCTGCGCGCCTCCCTCGAACGGGTCGGGAGCGCCTACCCCCTCGTCGTTACCGTGACAGACGGGATCGGGGCGGAGGACCGCGCCCTGCTCGAGGCGGAGGGCTGCCTCCTGCGTGAGCTCGAGCCCCTACGACCCCCGAGCGGGCTGCAGGACCACTACGCCAACGCGCGCTTCGCCGAGGTGTGGACCAAGCTCGGGGTCTGGCGGCTGACCGAGTTCGAGCGCCTCGTCGTGCTCGACGCCGACATGCTCGTCACGCAGAACATGGACGAGCTGTTCGACCTCGCGCTGGACGACGACGAGATCGCCGCGTGCCACGCCTGCCGCTGCAACCCCAACCGGATCGCGTCCTACCCGGAGAGCTGGACGCCGGCGGGCTGCGCGTACACCTACCTGGCCGGGGCCGAGCCGGGCGCCGACGTGGACGTCGTCGACCCGTACTTCAACGGCGGCACCCTCGTGCTGCGGCCCGACCTCGCCGTCTTCGACGCGCTGCTGGCCGAGCTCGCCGCCGTGGACGACCTGTCGCGCTACGTCTTCGCCGAGCAGGACTTCCTCAACGAGCACTTCTACGGCCGCTGGGTGGCGCTGCCGTACGTCTACAACGCGCTCAAGACGTTGCCGTTCCAGCACCCCGACCTGTGGGACGCCAGCGCGGTCAAGAACATCCACTTCATCATCGACAAGCCGTGGGAGTCCCCGCTCGACCCCGCCAGCCGCTACCACGAGCTCGAGCGGCAGTGGTGGGACGTGACCCCGGTGACGTCGGACGACACGGGCCTGGTCCAGCTGCACTGA
- a CDS encoding (2Fe-2S) ferredoxin domain-containing protein — translation MAKRSPKNRRPPREIAGDRPVVVVCRGGDCGNRTKHPGFDHVAQLRQVRLGLDGVADVVSSSCLDACDHSNVVVVLPGQDGRAAGGDAVWIGQALDPDTTADIVRWVADGGPGRVEEPTLVEINAFRPTRLNRHELEEATGVG, via the coding sequence ATGGCCAAGCGCTCACCCAAGAACCGACGGCCGCCCCGCGAGATCGCTGGCGACCGGCCCGTCGTCGTGGTCTGCCGCGGCGGTGACTGCGGCAACCGCACCAAGCACCCCGGCTTCGACCACGTCGCCCAGCTGCGCCAGGTCCGGCTCGGCCTCGACGGCGTCGCCGACGTGGTGTCGAGCAGCTGCCTCGACGCCTGCGACCACTCCAACGTCGTCGTCGTCCTCCCCGGCCAGGACGGCCGGGCTGCCGGTGGTGATGCTGTCTGGATCGGCCAGGCCCTCGACCCCGACACCACCGCCGACATCGTCCGCTGGGTCGCCGACGGAGGCCCCGGCCGGGTCGAGGAACCCACCCTCGTCGAGATCAACGCCTTCCGACCCACCCGGCTCAACCGGCATGAGCTCGAGGAAGCCACCGGCGTCGGCTGA
- a CDS encoding fumarylacetoacetate hydrolase family protein — protein MTEPFEHLPLTTDGAEALLVGRLLDPEVGPCVVAVRGTELVDLSGTTPTVSDLLDRQDRLGVVRGSDGGRRWSLPAVLAATLDGDRTGPRLLAPVDLQVIKAAGVTFARSMLERVIEEHAKGDPARAREIRARVADVVGGAVASVRPGSEEAARAKTVLIAEGLWSPYLEVGIGPDPEIFSKAPVLSAVGTGAQIGVLERSTWNNPEPEVVLAVTSTGEPVGATLGNDVNLRDFEGRSALLLTEAKDNNASCAIGPMIRLFDDTFTLDDVRRLDVTLRIEGRDGYVLEAGSSMSEMSRDPLDLVRHAHGRHHQYPDGFALFTGTMFAPVDDRDEPGLGFTHHPGDRVTISAPALGRLVNMVTSSEQAPPWTSGIRELMRNLAARDLL, from the coding sequence ATGACCGAACCGTTCGAGCACCTGCCGCTGACGACCGACGGCGCGGAGGCGCTCCTGGTCGGGCGGCTGCTCGACCCGGAGGTGGGCCCGTGCGTGGTCGCGGTGCGGGGCACCGAGCTCGTCGACCTGAGCGGGACGACGCCCACCGTGTCCGACCTGCTCGACCGCCAGGACCGGCTCGGCGTGGTCCGCGGGTCCGACGGTGGCCGACGCTGGTCCCTGCCGGCCGTGCTCGCCGCGACGCTGGACGGCGACCGCACCGGGCCGCGCCTCCTGGCGCCCGTCGACCTCCAGGTGATCAAGGCCGCGGGGGTGACGTTCGCCCGCAGCATGCTCGAGCGCGTCATCGAGGAGCACGCGAAGGGCGACCCGGCCCGGGCCCGGGAGATCCGCGCGCGCGTCGCGGACGTGGTCGGCGGGGCGGTGGCCTCGGTGCGGCCGGGGTCGGAGGAGGCCGCGCGGGCCAAGACCGTGCTCATCGCCGAGGGGCTGTGGTCGCCCTACCTGGAGGTGGGCATCGGGCCCGACCCCGAGATCTTCTCCAAGGCGCCGGTCCTGTCGGCGGTGGGCACGGGGGCGCAGATCGGGGTGCTGGAGCGCTCGACCTGGAACAACCCCGAGCCCGAGGTCGTGCTGGCCGTGACCAGCACGGGCGAGCCCGTGGGCGCCACCCTGGGAAACGACGTCAACCTGCGCGACTTCGAGGGCCGTAGCGCCCTGCTGCTGACCGAGGCCAAGGACAACAACGCCTCGTGCGCGATCGGGCCGATGATCCGGCTCTTCGACGACACCTTCACCCTCGACGACGTACGCCGCCTCGACGTCACGCTGCGCATCGAGGGCCGCGACGGCTACGTGCTGGAGGCGGGCAGCTCGATGAGCGAGATGAGCCGGGACCCGCTCGACCTGGTCCGCCACGCCCACGGGCGCCACCACCAGTACCCCGACGGCTTCGCCCTGTTCACCGGGACGATGTTCGCGCCCGTCGACGACCGCGACGAGCCGGGGCTCGGCTTCACGCACCACCCGGGCGACCGCGTCACCATCTCGGCGCCCGCCCTCGGTCGGCTGGTCAACATGGTGACGTCCTCCGAGCAGGCTCCGCCCTGGACGTCGGGGATCCGGGAGCTCATGCGGAACCTGGCCGCCCGCGACCTGCTCTGA
- a CDS encoding carbohydrate ABC transporter permease, with product MADAALLATRPRRGALGSRSTPYLFLLPAAVYIVLFQAVPLLQEVYLSFTRTNLLNPTRSTWVGLDNYARIFASEDFRQTLVTTLAYVLACVVGAVGSGLVVALLLNGRFPGRGVARALVTIPWAAPGIATALIATWMLNAQYGVLTRALRAVGVDVGESGVLDNPRLALAAILVTTVWQLFPFVAVVILSALQSVPAELVEAARVDGARGGWIFLAVTWPVIRPTVGLVALLMTIWSLRRFELIWLMTRGGPLGRTRTLVIDLYSQAFDSKQLGAAAAVGMVGIVIALIVVAGSRAVARAAERTA from the coding sequence GTGGCCGACGCCGCTCTCCTGGCCACGCGGCCACGGCGCGGCGCGCTGGGCAGCAGGAGCACGCCGTACCTGTTCCTGCTGCCGGCCGCCGTCTACATCGTCCTGTTCCAGGCCGTGCCGCTGCTGCAGGAGGTCTACCTCAGCTTCACCCGGACCAACCTGCTGAACCCGACCCGGAGCACCTGGGTCGGGCTCGACAACTACGCACGCATCTTCGCCAGCGAGGACTTCCGGCAGACGCTGGTGACGACCCTCGCCTACGTCCTCGCCTGCGTGGTCGGCGCCGTCGGCTCAGGTCTGGTGGTGGCGCTGCTGCTGAACGGGCGCTTCCCCGGCCGGGGTGTCGCCCGGGCCCTGGTCACGATCCCGTGGGCGGCCCCGGGGATCGCCACCGCCCTCATCGCGACCTGGATGCTCAACGCCCAGTACGGCGTCCTGACGCGCGCGCTGCGCGCCGTCGGGGTCGACGTGGGGGAGAGCGGCGTCCTGGACAACCCGCGCCTGGCCCTCGCCGCCATCCTGGTGACCACGGTCTGGCAGCTCTTCCCCTTCGTCGCCGTCGTGATCCTCTCGGCGCTGCAGTCGGTGCCCGCGGAGCTCGTCGAGGCCGCGCGGGTCGACGGCGCGCGCGGCGGGTGGATCTTCCTCGCGGTGACCTGGCCGGTGATCCGTCCGACGGTCGGGCTGGTCGCGCTGCTGATGACCATCTGGTCGCTGCGGCGCTTCGAGCTGATCTGGCTGATGACGCGCGGCGGGCCGCTCGGCCGTACGCGGACGCTGGTCATCGACCTCTACTCCCAGGCGTTCGACTCCAAGCAGCTCGGGGCCGCCGCCGCCGTCGGCATGGTCGGGATCGTGATCGCGCTGATCGTGGTCGCCGGCAGCCGGGCCGTCGCCCGCGCAGCGGAGCGGACCGCCTGA
- a CDS encoding carbohydrate ABC transporter permease, with protein MRRLRLGVAGRMLAVLVVLGVSVFPIYWMFTTALTSDADLFAPRTRLVPDLRQFDVFVDALTEGQTLTWLANSTVVAVGTTVLAIGLGIPLAYALSRFSFVGKSLVGLLLLMTQMLPEALMVVPLFSLYRRFDLLDSLGGLVLANAAFVLPIVALVLKGAIDGIPKELEESARVDGCGPFSVLTRINLPIMTPSIAAAAVIAFFHAWNEYVFAVTFIFDKGLQPASVGLAGFVGEQGTAIQTIMAVAFMFTLPAVAFYLFAQKYVVSGMTAGAVKG; from the coding sequence ATGCGCCGCCTCCGTCTCGGTGTCGCCGGCCGCATGCTCGCCGTCCTGGTCGTCCTCGGGGTGTCGGTCTTCCCGATCTACTGGATGTTCACGACCGCGCTCACCAGCGACGCGGACCTCTTCGCCCCCCGCACGCGGCTGGTCCCCGACCTCCGCCAGTTCGACGTGTTCGTCGACGCGCTGACCGAGGGCCAGACCCTCACGTGGCTCGCCAACAGCACCGTCGTCGCCGTCGGCACCACCGTGCTGGCGATCGGGCTCGGGATCCCTTTGGCGTACGCGCTGTCGCGGTTCTCCTTCGTCGGCAAGAGCCTCGTCGGGCTGCTGCTGCTCATGACGCAGATGCTCCCCGAGGCGCTGATGGTCGTGCCGCTGTTCTCCCTCTACCGCCGCTTCGACCTCCTGGACTCGCTCGGCGGGCTCGTGCTCGCGAACGCCGCGTTCGTCCTGCCGATCGTCGCGCTGGTCCTCAAGGGGGCGATCGACGGCATCCCGAAGGAGCTGGAGGAGTCGGCCCGCGTCGACGGCTGCGGGCCCTTCTCGGTCCTGACACGGATCAACCTGCCGATCATGACGCCGTCGATCGCCGCGGCCGCCGTCATCGCCTTCTTCCACGCGTGGAACGAGTACGTCTTCGCCGTCACGTTCATCTTTGACAAGGGCCTGCAGCCGGCGTCGGTCGGCCTGGCCGGCTTCGTGGGCGAGCAGGGCACCGCCATCCAGACGATCATGGCCGTCGCGTTCATGTTCACGCTGCCGGCGGTCGCGTTCTACCTCTTCGCCCAGAAGTACGTCGTCTCCGGCATGACGGCCGGCGCCGTCAAAGGATAG
- a CDS encoding ABC transporter substrate-binding protein produces MAFPHPRRSPLAAVALALAAGLSLTACGGSAGSDDGGDGGPVTVTFAASTFGDPGLGPRLTALIDSYNASQTAVKIEPAAVPFPTFGQTVLTQMGGGEGPDLVRFDMPEFTAAADADLLEPLDDRVKTDGLQLQPGPDQYMKLDGKRYGIVFDTSNYVMYYNTELVKTPPKTFDEFMKTAKATTKGDVYGLAFRQTQAEENGVWQDIFNYVYGFGGQWSDGTNLTLNKAENVKGLEAYQSLYDAGVIPKGADAATFRKMFAQNKVGMELNNGGYLVATRGTNPDLKFSVAPIPFPVRAQGAIMAPIVINANSEHKDQAAAFVDWVLQSENQTALQEALGASSVATVTQRSAKQLEETPFLPVYDELTNSSAPQIVVGFGPKTADIRKIVVTQVIAALQGQQSMQQAMDKAQDEALKIVG; encoded by the coding sequence ATGGCTTTCCCGCACCCCCGGCGTTCACCTCTGGCGGCTGTCGCCCTGGCCCTCGCGGCCGGGCTGAGCCTGACGGCCTGCGGCGGCTCGGCCGGCTCCGACGACGGTGGTGACGGCGGCCCCGTCACGGTCACCTTCGCGGCCTCGACGTTCGGCGACCCCGGGCTCGGCCCGCGCCTGACCGCGCTCATCGACAGCTACAACGCCAGCCAGACGGCGGTGAAGATCGAGCCGGCCGCGGTGCCGTTCCCGACCTTCGGCCAGACCGTCCTGACCCAGATGGGCGGGGGCGAGGGGCCCGACCTGGTGCGCTTCGACATGCCCGAGTTCACCGCCGCCGCCGACGCGGACCTGCTCGAGCCGCTCGACGACCGCGTGAAGACCGACGGCCTGCAGCTGCAGCCCGGCCCCGACCAGTACATGAAGCTGGACGGCAAGCGCTACGGGATCGTCTTCGACACCTCGAACTACGTCATGTACTACAACACCGAGCTCGTGAAGACGCCGCCGAAGACGTTCGACGAGTTCATGAAGACCGCGAAGGCGACGACGAAGGGCGACGTCTACGGGCTCGCCTTCCGGCAGACGCAGGCCGAGGAGAACGGCGTCTGGCAGGACATCTTCAACTACGTCTACGGCTTCGGCGGCCAGTGGTCGGACGGCACGAACCTCACGCTGAACAAGGCCGAGAACGTCAAGGGCCTCGAGGCGTACCAGTCGCTCTACGACGCGGGCGTGATCCCGAAGGGTGCCGACGCGGCGACGTTCCGCAAGATGTTCGCCCAGAACAAGGTCGGGATGGAGCTGAACAACGGCGGCTACCTCGTGGCCACCCGCGGCACGAACCCCGACCTCAAGTTCAGCGTCGCCCCGATCCCGTTCCCGGTCCGCGCGCAGGGCGCAATCATGGCGCCGATCGTGATCAACGCGAACAGCGAGCACAAGGACCAGGCCGCCGCCTTCGTCGACTGGGTGCTCCAGAGCGAGAACCAGACGGCGCTGCAGGAGGCCCTCGGCGCCTCGAGCGTCGCGACGGTGACCCAGCGCAGCGCCAAGCAGCTGGAGGAGACGCCCTTCCTGCCCGTCTACGACGAGCTGACCAACTCCAGCGCCCCGCAGATCGTCGTCGGCTTCGGCCCGAAGACGGCGGACATCCGCAAGATCGTCGTCACCCAGGTGATCGCGGCCCTGCAGGGGCAGCAGAGCATGCAGCAGGCGATGGACAAGGCGCAGGACGAAGCGCTGAAGATCGTCGGTTGA
- a CDS encoding FadR/GntR family transcriptional regulator, with product MAVYPGRGLHGEVVSALGLRIIRSDYPPGSVIDIDALEPEFGVSKTVIREALKVLGAKGLVDSRPKRGTFVRERDAWSLLDSDVMMWRREARREDDRLLADLAELRDAIEPAAARLASLRRTDADLEALESAFDAFAAAGRDVDQLAAADLEFHLLLLKATHNELYARLDMVVTHALEARNRIQHHPGAGWMDPVPDHQAVLDAVRAADPGAAEAAMRFALRDSDEDLRSGEPPFEVEHQV from the coding sequence GTGGCTGTGTACCCCGGGCGCGGCCTCCACGGCGAGGTCGTCTCCGCGCTGGGCCTGCGGATCATCCGCAGCGACTACCCGCCGGGCTCGGTCATCGACATCGACGCCCTCGAGCCCGAGTTCGGGGTCAGCAAGACGGTCATCCGGGAGGCCCTGAAGGTCCTCGGGGCCAAGGGTCTGGTCGACTCGCGACCGAAGCGCGGCACCTTCGTCCGCGAGCGCGACGCGTGGAGCCTGCTCGACAGCGACGTGATGATGTGGCGCCGCGAGGCGCGGCGCGAGGACGACCGGCTGCTGGCCGACCTGGCGGAGCTCCGCGACGCGATCGAGCCGGCGGCCGCGCGGCTCGCGTCGCTCCGTCGCACCGACGCCGACCTCGAGGCGCTCGAGTCCGCCTTCGACGCCTTCGCCGCCGCCGGCCGCGACGTCGACCAGCTGGCGGCCGCCGACCTCGAGTTCCACCTGCTGCTGCTCAAGGCCACGCACAACGAGCTCTACGCCCGCCTCGACATGGTCGTCACGCACGCGCTCGAGGCGCGCAACCGGATTCAGCACCACCCGGGGGCCGGCTGGATGGACCCGGTGCCCGACCACCAGGCCGTGCTCGACGCCGTCCGGGCGGCCGACCCCGGTGCGGCCGAGGCGGCCATGCGCTTCGCGCTGCGGGATTCCGACGAGGACCTGCGTTCGGGCGAGCCGCCCTTCGAGGTCGAGCACCAGGTCTGA
- a CDS encoding RNA polymerase sigma factor, which translates to MTPPAKAQAPAPVSESLDDEATLSEGAASRGTRTATKKAPARRPAAKKTPLKAVAAPAAGPKAAAKKKADADPSDEVEPDPSVDLEDEIDPAELAVVDVVAGVGGAEVQVDLEGDEVVVTVGKKRTLDDVDEAKFEPAKEAVVEAKLVEDQGFTLSAADDADEPEQQVMVAGATADPVKDYLKQIGKVALLNAEQEVELAKRIEAGLFADEKIADVAVKIKPKEADDYDWIAEDGRRAKNHLLEANLRLVVSLAKRYTGRGMLFLDLIQEGNLGLIRAVEKFDYTKGYKFSTYATWWIRQAITRAMADQARTIRIPVHMVEVINKLARVQRQMLQDLGREPTPEELAKELDMTPEKVVEVQKYGREPISLHTPLGEDGDSEFGDLIEDSEAVVPADAVSFTLLQEQLHDVLDTLSEREAGVVSMRFGLTDGQPKTLDEIGKVYGVTRERIRQIESKTMSKLRHPSRSQVLRDYLD; encoded by the coding sequence GTGACGCCGCCCGCCAAAGCCCAAGCCCCCGCCCCCGTGTCGGAGTCGCTCGACGACGAGGCCACGCTCTCGGAGGGCGCGGCCTCCCGCGGCACCCGTACGGCCACCAAGAAGGCTCCGGCCCGACGGCCTGCGGCCAAGAAGACGCCCCTGAAGGCCGTCGCGGCCCCCGCCGCCGGCCCGAAGGCCGCGGCGAAGAAGAAGGCCGACGCCGATCCCTCCGACGAGGTCGAGCCCGACCCGTCCGTCGACCTCGAGGACGAGATCGACCCCGCCGAGCTCGCCGTGGTGGACGTCGTGGCCGGTGTGGGCGGCGCCGAGGTGCAGGTGGACCTCGAGGGCGACGAGGTCGTCGTCACCGTGGGCAAGAAGCGGACGCTCGACGACGTCGACGAGGCCAAGTTCGAGCCGGCCAAGGAGGCCGTGGTCGAGGCCAAGCTCGTCGAGGACCAGGGCTTCACGCTCTCCGCGGCCGACGACGCCGACGAGCCCGAGCAGCAGGTCATGGTGGCCGGTGCGACCGCCGACCCGGTCAAGGACTACCTGAAGCAGATCGGCAAGGTCGCGCTGCTCAACGCCGAGCAGGAGGTCGAGCTCGCCAAGCGGATCGAGGCCGGCCTGTTCGCGGACGAGAAGATCGCCGACGTCGCCGTCAAGATCAAGCCCAAGGAGGCCGACGACTACGACTGGATCGCCGAGGACGGCCGCCGGGCGAAGAACCACCTGCTCGAGGCCAACCTGCGCCTCGTCGTCAGCCTGGCCAAGCGCTACACCGGCCGCGGCATGCTCTTCCTCGACCTGATCCAGGAGGGCAACCTCGGCCTGATCCGTGCGGTCGAGAAGTTCGACTACACCAAGGGCTACAAGTTCTCCACGTACGCGACGTGGTGGATCCGCCAGGCGATCACCCGCGCGATGGCCGACCAGGCCCGCACCATCCGCATCCCGGTGCACATGGTCGAGGTCATCAACAAGCTCGCCCGCGTCCAGCGCCAGATGCTGCAGGACCTGGGGCGCGAGCCCACGCCGGAGGAGCTCGCCAAGGAGCTCGACATGACCCCGGAGAAGGTCGTCGAGGTCCAGAAGTACGGGCGTGAGCCGATCTCGCTGCACACCCCGCTCGGCGAGGACGGCGACTCCGAGTTCGGCGACCTGATCGAGGACTCCGAGGCTGTCGTGCCGGCGGACGCGGTGAGCTTCACGCTCCTGCAGGAGCAGCTGCACGACGTGCTCGACACGCTCAGCGAGCGGGAGGCCGGTGTGGTCTCCATGCGCTTCGGCCTGACCGACGGTCAGCCCAAGACGCTGGACGAGATCGGCAAGGTCTACGGCGTGACCCGTGAGCGGATCCGCCAGATCGAGTCGAAGACCATGAGCAAGCTGCGGCACCCGTCGCGCTCGCAGGTCCTGCGCGACTACCTGGACTGA
- a CDS encoding mandelate racemase/muconate lactonizing enzyme family protein, whose protein sequence is MKIISLDTVTVDFYRTNLVFLRLTTDEGLTGVAEATLEGQELAVQGAVRVLEQAVLGKDPTRISQLVYEVSRDGYWRGGPVSGTALSALEMALWDVSARALGVPVHRMLGGAIRDRVRAYANGWFSGAACPEDFAAAAVVTTAAGFRGLKWDPFEAADLYVTDRDLDRMLESVAAVREAVGGDVELFVEGHGRFDVPTAIRVARRLEPFNPVFFEEPCPPEGIDAMIEIRRHSPVAIAAGERWYGRQGFVPALERGAVDFVQPDVTHAGGLLELAFISTLAAHHYVPFAPHNPSGPLSTAATLQLGATLPNFRYLEIMAVDVPWRGDVSDEHLELTAEGDVLIPDGIGLGIDLDLDAIAEHPYVPHPMALFSDTVADIRPPDACSYFNRGGAAEPLLTGDDLLAAS, encoded by the coding sequence ATGAAGATCATCTCGCTCGACACGGTGACCGTCGACTTCTACCGCACCAACCTCGTCTTCCTGCGGCTGACGACCGACGAGGGGCTGACCGGCGTGGCCGAGGCGACCCTCGAGGGTCAGGAGCTGGCCGTGCAGGGCGCGGTTCGGGTCCTGGAGCAGGCGGTGCTCGGCAAGGACCCGACGCGGATCAGCCAGCTGGTCTACGAGGTCTCCCGCGACGGCTACTGGCGCGGCGGCCCCGTGTCGGGCACCGCGCTCAGCGCCCTGGAGATGGCGCTCTGGGACGTGTCCGCCCGGGCGCTCGGCGTGCCGGTGCACCGGATGCTGGGTGGGGCGATCCGCGACCGGGTGCGGGCGTACGCCAACGGCTGGTTCTCCGGCGCCGCCTGCCCGGAGGACTTCGCGGCGGCGGCCGTGGTGACGACGGCGGCCGGGTTCCGCGGGCTGAAGTGGGACCCCTTCGAGGCGGCCGACCTCTACGTGACCGACCGGGACCTCGACCGGATGCTGGAGTCCGTGGCCGCGGTCCGCGAGGCGGTGGGGGGCGACGTCGAGCTGTTCGTCGAGGGCCACGGGCGCTTCGACGTGCCGACCGCCATCCGGGTGGCGCGGCGTCTCGAGCCCTTCAACCCCGTGTTCTTCGAGGAGCCCTGCCCGCCGGAGGGGATCGACGCGATGATCGAGATCCGGCGGCACTCCCCGGTCGCGATCGCCGCCGGCGAGCGCTGGTACGGCCGTCAGGGCTTCGTGCCCGCGCTGGAACGCGGTGCGGTCGACTTCGTCCAGCCCGACGTCACGCACGCCGGTGGGCTCCTCGAGCTCGCCTTCATCTCGACGCTCGCGGCCCACCACTACGTACCGTTCGCGCCTCACAACCCGAGCGGGCCCCTCAGCACGGCGGCCACCCTCCAGCTGGGGGCGACGCTGCCCAACTTCCGCTACCTCGAGATCATGGCCGTGGACGTCCCGTGGCGGGGCGACGTGTCGGACGAGCACCTCGAGCTCACCGCGGAGGGCGACGTGCTGATCCCCGACGGGATCGGGCTCGGGATCGACCTCGACCTGGACGCGATCGCCGAGCACCCGTACGTCCCGCACCCGATGGCACTCTTCTCCGACACGGTCGCCGACATCCGCCCGCCGGACGCCTGCTCCTACTTCAACCGCGGCGGGGCGGCGGAGCCGCTGCTCACCGGCGACGACCTGCTGGCCGCGTCCTAG
- a CDS encoding YdcF family protein has product MSSLILAAVFAVLYGVFRQRDRRLLRNGVFLVGALFFGLVGVLGLLVETVPVLGVVVVALLALLPAAVLVLAGFLVANGLTMVRKEGRSLANLLSLVAGLAVLAVPVAAVLLAATRLRLGILLAVVLVFAASYLGVVFVAFLVYSLVYGRTRFSSQPAAVVVLGSRIIDGRVPPLLRSRLDRAVQVYRLAAQTGRPPLLIPSGGQGADETRPEGEAMAEYLLAQGVDPADVRPEERATTTRENLVLSAAVQEQAGRPGPVLAVTNSYHTLRAAMIARDLGLDAQVVGSPTARYYVPSAFLREFVAVLVEQRTVHAVVLGIPFLLGSVLLVLDLTGLVT; this is encoded by the coding sequence GTGTCGAGCCTGATCCTGGCCGCGGTCTTCGCCGTCCTCTACGGGGTGTTCCGGCAACGGGACCGACGCCTCCTGCGCAACGGGGTCTTCCTCGTCGGCGCGCTGTTCTTCGGTCTCGTCGGCGTGCTCGGGCTGCTCGTCGAGACCGTTCCCGTGCTGGGGGTCGTCGTCGTGGCGCTCCTGGCCCTGCTGCCCGCCGCCGTCCTCGTGCTCGCCGGCTTCCTCGTCGCCAACGGCCTGACGATGGTGCGCAAGGAGGGGCGGAGCCTGGCGAACCTGCTGTCCTTGGTCGCCGGGCTGGCCGTGCTCGCCGTCCCCGTGGCCGCGGTGCTGCTCGCCGCGACCCGGCTGCGGCTCGGCATCCTCCTGGCCGTCGTGCTGGTCTTCGCCGCCAGCTACCTGGGCGTCGTCTTCGTCGCGTTCCTCGTCTACTCCCTCGTGTACGGGCGGACGCGCTTCAGCAGCCAGCCCGCGGCCGTCGTCGTGCTCGGCTCCCGGATCATCGACGGCCGGGTGCCCCCGCTGCTGCGGAGCCGGCTGGACCGGGCCGTGCAGGTCTACCGCCTCGCCGCGCAGACCGGCCGGCCTCCGCTGCTCATCCCGTCCGGCGGCCAGGGCGCCGACGAGACGCGGCCCGAGGGCGAGGCGATGGCCGAGTACCTCCTCGCCCAGGGCGTCGACCCCGCCGACGTGCGGCCCGAGGAACGGGCGACGACGACCCGCGAGAACCTCGTCCTGTCCGCCGCCGTGCAGGAGCAGGCGGGCCGGCCGGGTCCGGTGCTGGCCGTGACGAACAGCTACCACACCCTCCGGGCCGCGATGATCGCGCGCGACCTCGGTCTCGACGCCCAGGTCGTGGGGTCCCCCACCGCCCGCTACTACGTCCCCAGCGCCTTCCTCCGCGAGTTCGTCGCCGTGCTGGTGGAGCAGCGTACGGTCCACGCGGTCGTGCTGGGCATCCCGTTCCTGCTCGGTTCCGTCCTGCTCGTGCTGGACCTCACCGGTCTCGTGACCTGA
- a CDS encoding DUF1028 domain-containing protein, whose product MTFTIVAVDPETRAVGLCQGTSAMGVASRCTHVRAGVAAIASQSHSDWRLGRRALDLVESGLEPAVAIDALRTTDAHFGYRQVGIVTPDGRVAGHTGPSCGPYAAHRTGDGFAVLGNLLVGQQVLDAMAESYEGSGDRAFAERLLLAVESGLAAGGEGVQHLSSTIVVAGTASPRPLLDLRVDVAPPGTDAIPELRRIFDEFAPLVDYYADYWLDHPEVTPEQWRELGSPTSR is encoded by the coding sequence ATGACCTTCACCATCGTCGCCGTCGACCCCGAGACCCGCGCCGTCGGCCTGTGCCAGGGCACGAGCGCCATGGGGGTGGCCTCACGCTGCACCCACGTCCGCGCCGGCGTCGCCGCGATCGCCTCGCAGAGCCACAGCGACTGGCGCCTCGGACGGCGGGCGCTCGACCTCGTGGAGAGCGGGCTCGAGCCCGCCGTCGCGATCGACGCGCTGCGCACGACCGACGCCCACTTCGGCTACCGGCAGGTCGGGATCGTCACGCCCGACGGGCGCGTGGCGGGCCACACCGGACCGAGCTGCGGCCCGTACGCCGCGCACCGGACCGGTGACGGCTTCGCCGTGCTGGGCAACCTGCTCGTCGGTCAGCAGGTCCTCGACGCGATGGCCGAGAGCTACGAGGGCAGCGGCGACCGCGCCTTCGCCGAACGGCTCCTGCTCGCGGTGGAGTCCGGCCTCGCGGCGGGCGGCGAGGGCGTGCAGCACCTGTCGTCCACGATCGTCGTCGCCGGCACCGCGTCACCGCGTCCGCTGCTCGACCTCCGGGTCGACGTGGCCCCGCCCGGCACGGACGCGATCCCCGAGCTGCGTCGCATCTTCGATGAGTTCGCGCCGCTGGTCGACTACTACGCCGACTACTGGCTCGACCACCCCGAGGTGACCCCGGAGCAGTGGCGCGAGCTCGGGAGCCCGACCAGCCGCTGA